A region from the Streptosporangium sp. NBC_01756 genome encodes:
- a CDS encoding damage-control phosphatase ARMT1 family protein gives MTDEDARRRSGRSAVTAGPPVIRSDVPGSFPWQVLHDRHPALIRKVRDATPYGPERRQALNLLLQEITDGVIGPLEERAHDRELWRSWDRGHVGQRWYDAPFLWAESYFYRRLLTAVGYFEPGPWRGVDPFEPFKQAELLGEGVGAELRALEDLSAMPAGERARTLLQRALWGNQADLGFRMTPGGGRPAGQATGLLADDSALIWAAVDDRRPARVCLVADNAAGELLPDLALIDHLLHVWGAREVLLHVKPTPYYVSDAVPADVLACVRRLTAAGGQAGEMGERLRGAMGSGRLVMRTHAFSCAPLPYAEMPGDLRREFESAALTIMKGDLNYRRLVGDRTWPPTTPFASAVDYFPGPVAALRTLKSDVVVGLGAGTVATLEKTGEPWRTSGTHALIQARV, from the coding sequence ATGACGGATGAGGACGCTCGCAGACGGTCCGGACGGTCGGCGGTGACCGCCGGCCCGCCGGTGATCCGGAGCGATGTGCCGGGGTCCTTCCCCTGGCAGGTCCTGCACGACCGGCATCCCGCCCTGATCCGGAAGGTCCGTGACGCCACGCCGTACGGCCCCGAGCGGCGGCAGGCGCTCAACCTCCTGCTCCAGGAGATCACCGACGGCGTGATCGGCCCCTTGGAGGAGAGGGCGCACGACCGGGAGCTCTGGCGGAGCTGGGATCGGGGCCATGTCGGGCAGCGCTGGTACGACGCGCCGTTCCTGTGGGCGGAGAGCTACTTCTACCGCAGGCTGCTGACCGCGGTCGGATACTTCGAACCGGGGCCGTGGCGGGGCGTCGATCCGTTCGAGCCCTTCAAGCAGGCCGAACTGCTCGGCGAGGGGGTCGGCGCCGAGCTCCGCGCCCTTGAGGACCTGTCCGCCATGCCCGCCGGGGAGCGGGCCCGGACGCTGCTCCAGCGAGCGCTCTGGGGGAACCAGGCCGACCTCGGATTCCGGATGACCCCCGGAGGCGGGCGGCCCGCCGGTCAGGCGACGGGCCTGCTGGCCGACGACAGCGCCCTCATCTGGGCGGCGGTGGATGACCGGCGTCCCGCGCGGGTCTGCCTGGTCGCCGACAACGCCGCGGGTGAGCTGCTGCCCGACCTCGCCCTGATCGACCACCTGCTGCACGTATGGGGCGCGCGGGAGGTGCTCCTGCACGTCAAGCCCACGCCGTACTACGTCTCCGACGCCGTGCCCGCCGACGTCCTCGCCTGCGTACGACGGCTGACGGCAGCGGGCGGTCAGGCCGGTGAGATGGGAGAACGGCTGCGCGGGGCGATGGGCTCCGGGCGGCTGGTCATGCGGACCCACGCCTTCTCCTGCGCGCCTCTGCCGTACGCCGAGATGCCCGGCGACCTGCGGCGGGAGTTCGAGTCAGCCGCACTGACAATCATGAAGGGCGACCTGAACTACCGGCGCCTGGTCGGTGACCGGACGTGGCCGCCGACCACGCCGTTCGCCTCGGCGGTGGATTACTTCCCCGGTCCCGTGGCGGCCCTGCGCACCCTCAAATCCGATGTCGTGGTCGGTCTCGGCGCCGGTACGGTCGCGACGCTGGAGAAGACAGGGGAGCCCTGGCGCACCAGCGGCACGCACGCCCTCATCCAGGCGAGGGTGTAG
- a CDS encoding aminoglycoside phosphotransferase family protein gives MNRVVKGVPDGQSGGRHVSPPAAGVRLPWSAVPVELRDAVEECLGGRVVEAVTQPGGFSPGVAARLRSGNGNRAFVKAVGPTPNPDSPDIHRAEVRIAAALPDRTPAPRLLGSFDRDGWVVLLFEDVEGAMPAQPWVLAELDRVLAALGDLAESLTPAPVEAPPVAVRFGEQFQGWRRLAEAHHRGDDTLDGLDPWARRHLTELADMEAGWSTAAKGTTLAHADLRADNLLLTRDRVLVVDWPWACVAAPWFDLLVMLPSVRMQGGPPPGSLFDDHPVARNADPASVTAVLTALTGYFVGQARRPAPPGLPTLREFQGAQGRAGLEWLRARVGWR, from the coding sequence ATGAACCGAGTGGTCAAGGGCGTTCCGGACGGGCAGTCGGGCGGTCGGCATGTCTCACCCCCGGCGGCCGGGGTGCGTCTTCCCTGGTCGGCGGTGCCCGTCGAGCTGCGCGACGCCGTCGAGGAGTGTCTTGGTGGCAGGGTTGTCGAGGCCGTCACGCAGCCGGGTGGCTTCTCCCCGGGGGTGGCCGCTCGTCTGCGATCGGGTAACGGAAATCGGGCCTTCGTCAAGGCCGTCGGACCGACGCCGAACCCTGACAGCCCAGACATCCACCGGGCTGAGGTGCGCATCGCCGCGGCGCTGCCCGACCGGACGCCGGCGCCCCGGTTGCTGGGCTCCTTCGACCGGGACGGCTGGGTCGTCCTGCTGTTCGAGGACGTGGAAGGTGCCATGCCGGCCCAGCCGTGGGTCCTGGCGGAGTTGGATCGCGTTCTTGCCGCGCTGGGTGATCTGGCGGAAAGCCTGACTCCGGCCCCCGTGGAAGCTCCACCGGTCGCCGTCCGGTTCGGCGAGCAGTTCCAAGGATGGCGTCGCCTCGCAGAGGCGCACCACCGCGGTGACGACACGCTGGATGGTCTCGACCCGTGGGCACGCCGGCACTTGACGGAGTTGGCGGATATGGAGGCCGGCTGGAGCACTGCGGCCAAGGGCACCACTCTGGCGCATGCAGATCTGCGAGCGGACAACCTCCTGCTCACCCGCGACCGGGTGCTCGTCGTCGACTGGCCGTGGGCGTGTGTCGCGGCTCCATGGTTCGACCTGCTCGTCATGCTGCCGAGTGTGCGGATGCAAGGTGGTCCACCACCCGGCTCACTCTTCGACGATCACCCGGTCGCCAGGAACGCGGATCCAGCGTCGGTGACGGCGGTGCTGACCGCGCTCACCGGCTACTTCGTCGGGCAGGCGCGCCGGCCGGCACCGCCCGGCCTGCCGACGTTGCGCGAGTTCCAGGGCGCTCAGGGCAGGGCCGGCCTGGAATGGCTGCGGGCCCGGGTCGGCTGGCGGTAG
- a CDS encoding DUF6400 family protein: MTKDSSAHLDFELDLTFDETRRRAAVITALGTGWDPLAVMRGEEEAYDLLYSGLDGRQQEIYDMLVASGVLPRRGPGRAAD, translated from the coding sequence ATGACCAAGGACAGCAGCGCACACCTCGACTTCGAACTCGACCTCACCTTCGACGAGACCCGCCGACGGGCCGCCGTCATCACGGCCCTCGGGACGGGGTGGGATCCGCTCGCGGTGATGCGGGGCGAGGAGGAGGCCTACGACCTGCTCTACTCCGGTCTCGACGGACGCCAGCAGGAGATCTACGACATGCTCGTGGCCTCCGGCGTCCTCCCGCGAAGGGGGCCGGGCCGTGCTGCCGATTGA
- a CDS encoding extracellular catalytic domain type 1 short-chain-length polyhydroxyalkanoate depolymerase, with translation MVTSLPARPSRAALVLLAVLLGLSGLVGAALTAAPAQAASLVQVGSFGSNPGNLAMYSYRPDGLAGGRPLVVLLHGCTQNAGGYFSNSGWRKYADQSGFALVLPQTSGANNSSSCFNWFETGDTTRGQGEAASIRAMVGYAVANYGTDPARVYVTGLSAGGAMSAVMLATYPDVFAAGSVGAGLAYRCATSLTQASTCQYNATSKTPQQWGDLVRNAYSGYSGPYPRVAVWQGLSDYTVRPANATQLRDQWTNVRGVSQTPTSTQTLTGGTSLKVYGNNDVRLYEINGMGHGLPVDPGGAADQCGTAAAYFLDTICSAYHDARFFGLDGGAQPTPTPTVTPTVTPTPTPTAPPTCATASNYAHTTAGRAHQSGGYVYANGSNDAMGLWNVYTTHTLKQTGPGYWVLADGQC, from the coding sequence ATGGTCACATCTCTCCCAGCGCGGCCGTCGCGAGCCGCCCTCGTCCTACTGGCCGTACTACTCGGACTCTCCGGCCTGGTCGGCGCAGCCCTGACCGCGGCTCCCGCGCAGGCGGCGTCGCTGGTCCAGGTCGGTTCGTTCGGCAGCAACCCCGGCAACCTCGCCATGTACAGCTACCGCCCCGACGGCCTGGCCGGCGGCCGCCCGCTCGTGGTGCTGCTGCACGGCTGCACGCAGAACGCCGGCGGCTACTTCTCCAACTCGGGCTGGCGCAAGTACGCCGACCAGTCGGGGTTCGCCCTCGTGCTGCCGCAGACCAGCGGTGCCAACAACTCGTCCAGCTGCTTCAACTGGTTCGAGACCGGGGACACCACCCGGGGACAGGGCGAGGCGGCCTCGATCCGCGCCATGGTGGGCTACGCGGTCGCCAACTACGGGACCGACCCCGCGCGGGTCTACGTCACCGGCCTGTCGGCGGGCGGGGCCATGTCGGCGGTCATGCTGGCCACCTACCCGGACGTCTTCGCGGCCGGCTCGGTCGGGGCCGGGCTGGCCTACCGTTGCGCCACCAGCCTGACCCAGGCGTCCACCTGCCAGTACAACGCCACGAGCAAGACCCCGCAGCAGTGGGGGGACCTGGTGCGCAACGCCTACTCCGGCTACTCGGGCCCGTACCCGCGCGTCGCCGTCTGGCAGGGGCTGTCCGACTACACGGTCAGGCCGGCCAACGCCACGCAGCTCCGTGACCAGTGGACGAACGTACGGGGCGTCTCGCAGACTCCCACCTCCACGCAGACGCTGACCGGCGGCACCTCGCTGAAGGTGTACGGGAACAACGACGTGCGCCTGTACGAGATCAACGGGATGGGGCACGGCCTGCCGGTCGACCCGGGCGGCGCCGCCGACCAGTGCGGAACCGCGGCGGCGTACTTCCTCGACACCATCTGCTCGGCCTACCACGACGCGCGGTTCTTCGGACTCGACGGCGGAGCCCAGCCGACCCCGACCCCGACCGTCACCCCCACCGTGACTCCGACTCCGACGCCGACCGCGCCCCCGACGTGCGCGACGGCGAGCAACTACGCCCACACCACCGCGGGCCGGGCCCACCAGTCCGGCGGCTACGTCTACGCCAACGGCTCCAACGACGCCATGGGCCTGTGGAACGTCTACACCACCCACACCCTCAAGCAGACCGGCCCGGGCTACTGGGTCCTCGCCGACGGTCAGTGCTGA
- a CDS encoding M20/M25/M40 family metallo-hydrolase → MTPAETEVAELCSELIRVDSSNYGDGSGPGERAAAEVVMARLAEVGAEATYVESAPGRGNVVTRVEGSDPSLPALLVHGHLDVVPANAADWTVDPFAGEIRDGYIWGRGAVDMKDMDAMMLAVLRQMATEGRKPRRDVVFAWMADEEAGGTYGAKYLTAKHPELFDGVDHAISEVGGYSLEVDPSLRLYLIETAQKGLAWMRLVADGTAGHGSMLNPGNAVTEVAKAVARIGSHEWPVKLTPTVRRFLSEVADAFGLPFDPENPAPVIDAIGPLARFVGATLHHTANPTMLTAGYKANVIPGQASAVVDGRFLPGFEEEFFATVDGLLGPDVRREIVTHDIALETTFDGALVESMIAALKAEDPTARAVPYCMSGGTDNKTFFADLNIRGFGFVPLRLPAEMDFAAMFHGVDERVPVDALQFGTRVLDRLLMSY, encoded by the coding sequence ATGACCCCCGCCGAGACCGAGGTAGCCGAGCTCTGCAGCGAGCTCATCCGCGTCGACAGCAGCAACTACGGAGACGGCAGCGGCCCCGGCGAGCGCGCCGCCGCCGAGGTCGTCATGGCCAGGCTCGCGGAGGTCGGCGCGGAGGCGACCTACGTGGAGAGCGCGCCCGGCCGTGGCAACGTCGTGACCAGGGTCGAGGGCTCCGACCCCAGCCTGCCCGCGCTGCTGGTCCACGGCCACCTGGACGTCGTGCCTGCCAACGCCGCCGACTGGACCGTCGACCCGTTCGCCGGTGAGATCCGGGACGGCTACATCTGGGGCCGGGGCGCGGTCGACATGAAGGACATGGACGCCATGATGCTGGCGGTCCTGCGGCAGATGGCGACCGAGGGCCGCAAGCCCAGACGCGACGTCGTCTTCGCCTGGATGGCCGACGAGGAGGCGGGTGGTACGTACGGTGCCAAATACCTCACCGCCAAGCACCCCGAGCTGTTCGACGGGGTCGACCACGCCATCAGCGAGGTCGGCGGCTACTCCCTGGAGGTCGATCCCTCGCTGCGGCTCTACCTGATCGAGACGGCGCAGAAGGGCCTGGCCTGGATGCGCCTGGTCGCCGACGGCACGGCCGGGCACGGCTCCATGCTCAATCCGGGCAACGCGGTCACCGAGGTCGCCAAGGCGGTGGCCAGGATCGGCTCCCACGAGTGGCCGGTCAAACTGACGCCGACCGTGCGCCGCTTCCTGTCCGAGGTGGCCGACGCCTTCGGCCTGCCCTTCGACCCGGAGAACCCGGCACCGGTCATCGACGCCATCGGACCGCTGGCCAGGTTCGTCGGCGCGACCCTGCACCACACGGCCAACCCGACCATGCTCACCGCGGGCTACAAGGCGAACGTGATCCCCGGCCAGGCCAGTGCCGTGGTGGACGGACGGTTCCTGCCCGGTTTCGAGGAGGAGTTCTTCGCCACGGTGGACGGGCTGCTCGGGCCGGACGTCCGGCGTGAGATCGTCACCCACGACATCGCGCTGGAAACGACGTTCGACGGCGCGCTGGTCGAGTCGATGATCGCGGCGCTGAAGGCGGAGGACCCGACGGCCCGCGCGGTGCCGTACTGCATGTCGGGTGGCACCGACAACAAGACGTTCTTCGCCGACCTGAACATCAGGGGTTTCGGATTCGTCCCGCTGCGACTGCCGGCGGAGATGGACTTCGCCGCGATGTTCCACGGCGTCGACGAGAGGGTGCCGGTGGACGCCCTGCAGTTCGGCACCCGGGTCCTCGACCGCCTGCTGATGAGCTACTGA
- a CDS encoding Lrp/AsnC family transcriptional regulator: MIAFDDLDRRLVTALQVSPRATWGEIGSAVGEHERTVARRLQRLLAIGAVRVTVILDELRCGLGTPMHLHVQVDPCTTEQVAEALSARPDTRSVYAVTGSADIGCELVAPSRELLHEILTTQIPATPGIVQTRTQVVLHTFQTVAEWHAPYLSEEQIAHLKATGSPPAGPLPERVDPTAAEKDAVGLLAADGRIGFTALAERLDVSVPTARRRVAALLERGVVHLRAEVEPALLGLEVEAQLWLSVRAHGLDQVGQTLAGHPSVRYCAATSGTHTMIVQVVATHEAELYRFLTTVVGPLDDVTDVNITLITRAYKRGHLRKSGLLTLEYQ, translated from the coding sequence GTGATCGCTTTCGATGATCTCGACCGCCGTCTGGTCACCGCCCTCCAGGTCAGCCCCCGCGCGACGTGGGGCGAGATCGGCAGTGCCGTCGGCGAGCACGAACGGACCGTGGCGCGCCGCCTGCAGCGGCTGCTGGCCATCGGAGCCGTGCGGGTCACCGTCATCCTCGACGAGTTGCGCTGCGGACTCGGCACACCGATGCACCTGCACGTCCAGGTTGATCCCTGTACGACGGAGCAGGTGGCCGAGGCCCTCTCCGCGCGCCCCGACACCCGCTCGGTCTACGCGGTCACCGGCTCCGCCGACATCGGCTGCGAGCTGGTGGCCCCCTCCAGAGAGCTCCTGCACGAGATCCTGACCACGCAGATCCCCGCCACGCCCGGAATCGTGCAGACCCGGACCCAGGTCGTGCTGCACACCTTCCAGACGGTGGCCGAGTGGCACGCGCCGTACCTCTCCGAGGAGCAGATCGCGCACCTGAAAGCCACCGGGTCGCCGCCGGCCGGGCCGCTGCCGGAACGCGTCGATCCGACCGCGGCGGAAAAGGACGCCGTCGGCCTGCTGGCCGCCGACGGCCGCATCGGTTTCACCGCGCTCGCCGAGAGACTGGATGTGTCCGTGCCCACCGCCCGCCGCCGGGTCGCGGCCCTCCTCGAACGGGGGGTCGTGCACCTGCGGGCCGAGGTGGAACCCGCGCTGCTCGGGCTGGAGGTGGAGGCCCAGCTCTGGCTTTCGGTCCGCGCCCACGGCCTGGACCAGGTGGGGCAGACACTCGCCGGCCACCCGAGCGTCCGTTACTGTGCCGCCACCTCGGGCACCCACACCATGATCGTTCAGGTCGTCGCCACTCACGAGGCGGAGCTCTACCGCTTCCTCACCACGGTCGTCGGCCCGCTCGACGACGTCACCGATGTCAACATCACCCTCATCACCCGTGCCTACAAGCGTGGTCACCTGCGCAAGTCGGGCCTGCTCACCCTGGAGTACCAATGA
- a CDS encoding MFS transporter, with amino-acid sequence MATVPPSHAPLGVPKSRIRQLTAANVGNVVEWFDWYTYSFLAIYFSTQIFPKGAGNSLVPLLSSFAVFAVGFFMRPLGGLLVGSFADRFGRKAAMTFTIILMGVGSLLVAVTPTYESAGVLAPVILTLARLTQGLSVGGEFAAATTFLVESAPPGRRGLFSSFQYVSTTIGQLLASGLAALLAAILTEADMSSWGWRVPFAVGALVSLVGLWIRRGAEETTTLAEDIKKGVAEKPKLFEFLVRYPTKAFMIVGITMAGTVAYYTWTTFLPTYAQLTVKFDKAEALQVGTLSLVFFMVLQPLLGMLSDRIGRRPMLITFGLGFTLLPVPLMGMLSDSFASLLLVQCVGMVFLGGFTSISAAVNSELFPTRVRASGAGFPYSLTVALFGGTAPLVGTALIDNGNAGLFAWYMSALALGSTLVYVFALKETKDQPLS; translated from the coding sequence GTGGCCACCGTTCCCCCAAGTCACGCCCCCCTCGGCGTCCCGAAGAGCCGGATCCGCCAGTTGACGGCGGCCAACGTCGGCAACGTCGTCGAGTGGTTCGACTGGTACACCTACTCGTTCCTGGCCATCTACTTCTCCACCCAGATCTTCCCCAAGGGCGCGGGCAACAGCCTGGTCCCCTTGCTGAGCTCGTTCGCGGTCTTCGCCGTCGGGTTCTTCATGCGGCCACTCGGTGGGCTGCTGGTGGGATCGTTCGCCGACCGGTTCGGCCGCAAGGCGGCGATGACCTTCACGATCATCCTGATGGGCGTGGGATCGCTGCTGGTCGCGGTCACCCCGACCTACGAGTCGGCCGGCGTGCTCGCACCGGTCATCCTGACGCTGGCCCGGCTGACCCAGGGACTCTCGGTCGGCGGCGAGTTCGCCGCGGCCACCACGTTCCTCGTGGAGTCGGCCCCGCCGGGCAGGCGCGGCTTGTTCTCCAGCTTCCAGTACGTCAGCACCACCATCGGACAACTCCTCGCCTCCGGCCTCGCCGCGCTGCTGGCCGCCATCCTGACCGAGGCCGACATGAGCTCGTGGGGCTGGCGCGTCCCGTTCGCCGTCGGCGCGCTGGTGAGTCTCGTCGGGCTGTGGATCCGCAGGGGCGCCGAGGAGACCACGACCCTGGCCGAGGACATCAAGAAGGGCGTGGCCGAAAAGCCGAAACTCTTCGAGTTCCTGGTCCGCTATCCGACCAAGGCTTTCATGATCGTCGGTATCACCATGGCCGGCACCGTCGCCTACTACACCTGGACGACGTTCCTGCCCACCTACGCCCAGCTCACGGTCAAGTTCGACAAGGCCGAGGCCCTCCAGGTGGGCACCCTCTCGCTGGTCTTCTTCATGGTGCTGCAGCCGCTGCTCGGCATGCTCTCCGACAGGATCGGACGCAGGCCGATGCTGATCACCTTCGGCCTCGGATTCACCCTGCTGCCGGTTCCGCTGATGGGGATGCTGTCCGACTCCTTCGCGAGCCTGCTGCTCGTCCAGTGCGTCGGCATGGTCTTCCTCGGCGGTTTCACGTCGATCTCGGCGGCCGTCAACTCCGAACTCTTCCCGACCCGGGTCAGGGCGTCGGGAGCCGGTTTCCCCTACTCCCTGACCGTCGCCCTGTTCGGCGGCACCGCTCCGCTGGTGGGCACCGCGCTGATCGACAACGGCAACGCGGGACTGTTCGCGTGGTACATGTCGGCGCTCGCCCTGGGATCGACCCTGGTCTACGTCTTCGCGCTCAAGGAGACCAAGGACCAGCCGCTGAGCTGA
- a CDS encoding cold-shock protein encodes MATGTVKWFNAEKGFGFIEQDGGGADVFAHYSNIAAQGFRELQEGQKVSFDVTQGQKGPQAENIVPA; translated from the coding sequence ATGGCTACTGGAACCGTGAAGTGGTTCAACGCGGAAAAGGGCTTCGGCTTCATCGAGCAGGACGGCGGCGGCGCTGACGTCTTCGCCCACTACTCGAACATCGCCGCCCAGGGCTTCCGCGAGCTGCAGGAGGGCCAGAAGGTCTCGTTCGACGTCACGCAGGGCCAGAAGGGCCCGCAGGCCGAGAACATCGTTCCTGCCTAG
- a CDS encoding DUF2277 domain-containing protein has translation MTDEDVRAAALQYVRKLSGFRSPSARNAEAFDRAVEAVAAATQVLLRDLHVPQTSRRQPQG, from the coding sequence GTGACGGACGAGGATGTGCGGGCCGCCGCCCTCCAGTACGTCCGCAAGCTCTCCGGTTTCCGGTCGCCGTCCGCGCGCAACGCGGAGGCCTTCGACCGGGCCGTGGAGGCCGTCGCCGCCGCGACACAGGTCCTCCTGCGGGACCTGCACGTGCCGCAGACCTCCCGGCGGCAGCCACAGGGCTGA
- a CDS encoding monooxygenase, translating to MNHTAGPVRWLSATAIALAAILLIASCSGQRHPAASHPPDAATATGAHGGHGEPFTAPPVAPLRAAERFVNLKMPEPYTPAAPSGGTDEYRCFLLDPGLTGRAFLTGSQFLPQNTGLVHHAIIFRVGPDEAEEAGKLDTRTPGEGWTCFGDAGVGNGSWVGHWAPGANETLLTQKVGYPMPPGSKLIMQVHYNLLAAGDGPIGSDQSGLRLRLTDGRTDLASLETERLPAPVELPCTAEESGPLCDRAAAVRDVVHRFGDQASSTVTGLNQFCNNARPPVASATQHCDQKAGEPATVYAVAGHMHLLGRSIKVELNPGTSGARTLLDIPTYDFDEQAIRPLAEPVSVETGDTLRVTCTHDAGLRRLLPEMRGLPPRYVVWGEGTSDEMCLGLLVWSPRSQSAG from the coding sequence ATGAACCACACAGCCGGGCCGGTGCGGTGGTTGTCCGCGACGGCCATCGCGCTCGCGGCCATCCTCCTCATCGCGTCATGCTCCGGGCAGCGACATCCGGCGGCCTCGCACCCGCCGGACGCGGCGACCGCCACCGGCGCGCACGGAGGCCATGGAGAACCGTTCACGGCGCCGCCGGTGGCACCGCTGCGCGCCGCCGAACGGTTCGTCAACCTCAAGATGCCCGAGCCGTACACCCCGGCGGCCCCCTCCGGAGGCACCGACGAATATCGGTGCTTCCTGCTCGACCCCGGGCTGACCGGCCGGGCGTTCCTCACCGGCAGCCAGTTCCTGCCGCAGAACACCGGCCTCGTCCACCACGCGATCATCTTCCGGGTCGGGCCGGACGAGGCCGAGGAGGCCGGCAAGCTCGACACCCGCACCCCGGGCGAAGGGTGGACCTGTTTCGGCGACGCCGGCGTCGGCAACGGCTCCTGGGTCGGCCACTGGGCACCGGGAGCCAACGAGACGCTGCTCACCCAGAAGGTCGGCTACCCGATGCCGCCCGGCAGCAAGCTGATCATGCAGGTCCACTACAACCTGCTCGCCGCCGGAGACGGCCCGATCGGCAGCGACCAGTCCGGGCTCCGGCTGCGCCTCACCGACGGCAGGACCGATCTCGCCTCGCTGGAGACCGAACGGCTGCCGGCGCCGGTCGAACTGCCGTGCACGGCCGAGGAGTCCGGCCCCCTGTGTGACCGCGCGGCCGCCGTCCGCGACGTCGTGCACCGTTTCGGTGACCAGGCGTCCTCCACCGTGACCGGGCTCAACCAGTTCTGCAACAACGCCAGACCACCGGTCGCCTCGGCCACTCAGCACTGCGACCAGAAGGCCGGGGAGCCGGCCACCGTGTATGCCGTGGCCGGCCACATGCACCTGCTCGGACGCTCGATCAAGGTGGAGCTCAACCCCGGCACGTCCGGCGCGCGGACCCTGCTCGACATCCCCACCTACGACTTCGACGAGCAGGCCATCCGCCCGCTGGCCGAACCCGTCTCCGTCGAAACCGGCGACACCCTCCGGGTGACCTGCACCCACGACGCGGGCCTGCGCAGGCTGCTGCCCGAGATGCGCGGCCTTCCCCCGCGCTACGTCGTCTGGGGCGAGGGCACCAGCGACGAGATGTGCCTGGGACTGCTCGTCTGGTCGCCCCGCTCCCAGTCGGCCGGCTGA
- a CDS encoding SAM-dependent methyltransferase: MSDQEESANTRDPSSQVGADTPNIARMYDYWLGGKDNFAADRRSAEEIVKISEGKVLRGVRLNRAFLGRAVRAAAEAGVRQFLDLGSGLPTQENVHEVAGPGARVVYVDYDPVVASHAHAILAKSETVGFVQADLRKPAEILGHPTVRELIDFDEPVAFMFVSVLHFVDDGEDPHGIVARFRDAAAPGSHLILSHLSRDGFPQKMAQTEQVYQGASARLGARTHAEILGFFDGFELSEPGLVGPTEWRPGDGPPGTEKFAGLVGMGVRP, encoded by the coding sequence ATGTCGGACCAGGAAGAATCCGCGAACACCCGCGATCCGTCATCCCAGGTGGGGGCGGACACCCCGAACATCGCCCGCATGTACGACTACTGGCTCGGCGGTAAGGACAACTTCGCCGCCGACCGCCGGAGCGCGGAGGAGATCGTCAAGATCTCCGAGGGGAAGGTCCTGCGAGGCGTGCGTCTCAACCGGGCCTTCCTGGGCCGGGCGGTGCGGGCGGCCGCCGAGGCGGGAGTCCGCCAGTTCCTCGATCTGGGCTCGGGCCTGCCGACTCAGGAGAACGTCCACGAGGTCGCCGGCCCCGGTGCGCGGGTGGTCTACGTGGACTATGACCCGGTGGTCGCCAGCCACGCCCATGCGATCCTGGCGAAGTCCGAAACGGTGGGCTTCGTCCAGGCCGACCTACGCAAACCAGCAGAGATCCTCGGCCATCCCACGGTCCGGGAACTCATCGACTTCGACGAGCCGGTCGCGTTCATGTTCGTCTCCGTGCTGCACTTCGTCGACGACGGCGAGGACCCGCACGGCATCGTCGCCCGGTTTCGCGACGCCGCCGCACCGGGAAGCCACCTGATCCTCTCCCATCTGTCGAGGGACGGCTTCCCGCAGAAGATGGCCCAGACCGAACAGGTCTACCAGGGCGCCAGCGCCCGGCTCGGCGCGCGTACCCATGCGGAGATCCTCGGGTTCTTCGACGGCTTCGAACTCTCCGAACCCGGCCTGGTCGGCCCCACCGAATGGCGTCCCGGCGACGGGCCGCCCGGCACCGAGAAGTTCGCCGGCCTGGTCGGCATGGGAGTCAGACCCTGA